The DNA window atccgatTTTGCAGTTCAGGGACGAAATTCAGACTGggtgacaaattgagggacctaaagtaaacttattccaatGAAGAAATATTAGGTGCCTGTTTGACTCGACGAAGGTCCAAAGGCACAATAGATGGAGAGGTTTATTTATATATTCTCCTCTTCGGCTGTTCCCCTTCTGCTCTCTTCCTCAATCTTGAAACTAGGGTTTACACTTTTGGGACGATGgcgaacgacgacggcggcgcccacgACCGCTGGGTCCGCACCGTTGTGGATGAGCTCCGACGCTTCCGAGCTCTCAGGCCTCGCCCAGGGAGGGTCCCCCGCTTCACCCCGATGCCGCCGGATGCCAGGGCGAGGATGAACAAAACGCTGGGGGCGCTCTGGCCACTGGCGCAGAGCAGTCGCGACGACGTTGTGTTTAGGGTCGCGCAGATGATTTCTGGGGTCCGAGGCCCCCCGCCGCGGCCCCATGCCTTCACCCCGGAGCCCGAGGCCAgtcgcatcgccgtcgccgcggaggCCGAGGGCTTCGCGGCAGCCTCCGCGTACGCCGCCGGCAAGTCCGTGGCTACCGACGAGGAGCGGTCCGACCTCTACCGGAAGTACGTCAAGGAGGTGTGGGGTAGCGTCCACCGCTACGTGGCGTCCCGACCCCAAGCCGCCGGCACCTCAAGGTCAGTGCCCGCTGCTCAGCCGCCTCCTGTCGCTGTCGTCTCAGGGCCCGTGCAGCAACCGGGGCTGCCCTCGGCGTCTGCTCCGCGCGCGGGCTCCAGCCGCTCCCGTGGAGTAGGGCAATAGGGCGTCGCCCACGTTTTCATCCAATGTGAATTGCTCTACTTTGGTGGGGGTTCGTTGGCGTCTATGGTTATAGTACTATCTTATCTGATCGATGTCTATTTGAGATCCAGTGAGAAGAACCGCTCTCCTTTTGTGGGGATTTCGTTGGTGTCTATGGTTAGTACTATCTGATGTCTATTTGAGATTCCAGTGAGAAGATGAACTTATGTTTGTTTCTGAATCTGTACTCTGCTATATGCAATGTCAAGCAAGTTAGTCACTTCGCATCAGGTGTTTATAAGTTGAGCATGTGTGTTCTTCTTTGCTGTTCGCACTTCATCATTTAAGTGTTTATAAGCTGAGCATGTGTGTTCGTTTGCTGTTCGCACTTCATCATTTGCTTGGGAGTATATGCTCTACTGTGTTTGCTTGGGAGTAGTCTAGTTTCGTTGAAGATGATTAATGCTTCTTGATTCGCAACTATATGGGTATTGGGTTGTCAAATTCAACTCATCATGGCCGATTTTGCATTGGCACAAATGCTACTGGACAATTGGTAGATAGGTCATCTGATATATGCTTTGTGATTGACTAGCTAGTACCGTTGAACACGTTGTCTTTATACTTGTTTTTGGATGTGGGCGTTTAAGAGTTGACAAGAGGGAGCTCTATTTGATCCTACAGAGTAATTCAAGTGTTGTTTCCTAGTTTGAGAACTCGATAGTGTCGAGTtgtgaatttcgacatgtagaactcaagaaaaattccacatgccagattcgattattatttgtattactttattaaggttttctcttgatttacacaagtattttcttgagaccatttataacttcaatttaggcttgggaaagaactttgggATGTGACAGGTATGCCTCTAAACCCCCGATTACACCCTCCTTCCACGCCTTTGTCGATGCCGTGAGTGACCTTCGGGAGCAAGGGCTGACCGGCTACGAAGTCGTTAAAGATTTCGTTAGCCGTCGGATCCAGCCTCTAAATGCCCGTGCTCACCCTGCATTCGACTACACGGGAACGGAGGATATAACTCGAATCTCTTCGTGGGGTATTTGTCTTTATATTGTGATCTTCCTCCTGTTTTCGAGGATGACTTTGAGGCCGAAGCCTAACTCAtcctcttgtatatttatttcaGGTCTATCTGCCAACATCGTGACGCAGCGGGTCAAGGAAGTCTTGGTCAGCACTACCTCCACGGCCGATGAACCGCCGGCCCCGCTCTACGACAAGTTGACAGTCGAGAAGGCGGCCGCTATCAATGTAAGCGAGAACCAGGGcaccttttgtttttattctttttaaagAGCCAAAGTGACTTCAACTTCTGTAGGCCTTGCAATTGACGGATGTTGTCGCTCCCCTTGTTGACCACCAGGCCTCCGCCTCGCTCAAGGACAAGGTCGACGACGAGGTCGCCAACATTTCCTCCGTTCCCACCGTCGCAGGAGGTAGCGGGATCAAGCGAAAGCCCTGGGCGAGGTCGAGCGCTGCCGCCAGTTCTCGGCAGAAGTCTGCCAGCTCCGAGTTAAAGAGCACCATTATCACCTTCTTTCTTGAGATGTTGGAATGAGGTCATAATTCGCCATCTTACGCAGGACTTGGGCAGCCTCGCTCCTCCTCCGAAGAGAAGGGTGTTAAAGCTGCCCAGCAAGTAAGTGAAATTCTTGACCCACTCCGTTGTCGCATCTTTGATCTTCGCTGATGATATCCTCTGACCTTGGCAGGAAAGCATCGGCGGTCTCCGTGCAAAGCGGGAGTGAGGCGGCGATGAGTGGATCTCCCGCCGCTGTCATTCCTCGCATGGAGGTCGCCCCCGTTGTCGCTGAGTCCACGGGGCCTACCGCCGCTCCCGTGGCCGCGTCGCCACCTGAAGTGGCCAATTGGTCCGATATGGTGGCCGAATGCCACCGCCTTCTCGAGAGCACTTCTCGAGCGATGGGAGCCCAGATGGACCGCGTGGTAGCCcgtgcgacggcggtggacggaAGAGTGGCCCAGCTGGAGGCGCAACTCGAGGTCGCTCATGAAGATCTTCAGAAGATGAAGGAAATCGTGGCCGGCAACAAGATGCAACGCCAGGGcttggagaagaagatgaacgaTACGCAGGacatcctcttctccctccgCGACTCCCTCCGCAAGAGCTTCACTAGCCTGCACCAACTGGCCTTGACGTGCAGCGTGGAGTCCTCCGTCCCGACGCATCCCGATGAGACGTCCCTGACATCGACGTTATCGGAGCCGGCGGGCGAGATGGAGGCCATCCTGTCGCGGCACGCCGCCCATGTTGCAAAGCAGATCTCCATTGGAATCCACACAAGGGTATGTCACGTCCTCGCGTGCGTGAAGCTAGCTCTCCCTGGCGTCGACCTCAAGGAGATCTTGTCAACGTGGGAAAACGTGATGTCCAGCGTGTTGGATCTCGGGGAGAGCATCCTCCCCCTTTACGAGGAGTAAACTTTCTCCGTCTTGTATTATGATTTTTGTACAAACGCTTTTGTTGTCCTATGAACGGAGCGATTTCCTTTACTTCGCGGCATTTGTTGATTTGTCGCGTTTCTTTGTCTTTCGTAGCTGCGTAGATTCTGAGGACGTCCAGCAAGGCGGATGTCCTGATGTCGCGAGGATCGACCTACCTTCCTCGAGCGATATGCCTGCCCCTGCCATTGTTAAGGATGGGGAGGTGGGTATGAGCTCTGGCTCACCTAAGCCGGGTGTGGTCGGACTCCCTCGCGAAAACTCGGGTGCGATGTCATAGAGAAGTTACCCTTTTAAACTTGTTATTTTGTTTAAAAGGCGGCATCCCTTACATCCTCTCCCCTTCGTAGATCTCGACGGCGTCATCACTGAACGACATAGGCGTATCGCGTACTGGAGGACGAAGTTCGAGGTCGCCGAACTCGAGCGGTCGCTCGTGGTCGTGAAGAAGGACCAGGCCGTGGAGGCTCTCTGAGGCCGCGAGGTTTGGCTGAACTCATACCTTAAGAGCTGCTGCATTGCCATGGCCGACGTTTGTCGTCAGCTAAAGGTGGATCGCGCGGAGCCCGAGGAGAGTACGGCGGGCTATTTGTCCTGGATGAGGGGGCATGTGCTCAGCTTGAGGGCGTAGGACAACGGATCGACATCAGCCTCAAGGAGGAATGTCGTCATGCCAGCCGCTATGCTGGAGGTCACGTCCTCGCCTGCATTCAAGATCGCCGCTCGCAGATGGATGTCGGGTTCTTGCGTGGGGGTTTTCGTTGTTCGCGGTTGTCGGCGGACAAGATCGACCGACTGGCGCGATCCCTTGCCCCTTTAGCCGAGGAGGTTTTTGCTTCCATGAACTGGCAGTGGCCGTCGTGGTAGGCTTGAGTCCCTGTAAAAGAAATGTCTGACAAAAATTTGTAATATATTGTTATCTTTATTAAGGATTTTGTAATCAAAAAAACCTATCTAGTGAATGCTAAAACAGGTTATACTCTTTTTACAGGCTTCCTTTGGCCCGTTAATGAGTGAGGTACtcttcctagcccccagccttgtcttCGGTGAGGTCTGCTCTCGGAGGGGAAGGTTCGATGACCCGTAACTTGTCTAGCTGAAATTGCGATTtgcctagcccccagccgtgaagttggaaaaaccaatttccgattacacggcttagcTAATACACCTTTTGagcactcttacatgaccaggtcttacatggtcgttCGGCTCTTCgaatccgacaaggccttatctgatctaggcgtccccagccgaaatTTCCGTAGGTTTCTCTGAGGCTTGTTGAAACGGCGTACAGGGTCAATAGGTTCGATTTCAAGAGTGGGTGttatcgtggtaagggatctctgggtaagaCACTGCTGTATTTCATGAGGAAATCAAAATACCTTTGGATAATTGATTCGTACACATTTGGGATACAATGattttatacatagaatttatgtaactgatcaatgttccaggagTTGGATAACTCGCGGCCATCGCCATCTGCAATTTCGAACGCGCCTAATCACAGTACTTCTACCAccgtgtatggtccttcccacttagGTGAGAGTTTGTTGCGCCCTGCCTGGTtttgaactcgtcggaggacgtaATCGCCGATGGTAAGTGTGCGAGCTCTGATGCGCTTCTCATGATATCGGCGTAAGGCCTGCGGGTATGCGGCTGCTCGAATGGCAACTCGTTCATGATGTTCCTCGAGAagattcacatcgtcgcttCGTCTTTCGTCCTGTTCCTCGCCAGTATACTTATGTTCgcgtgtactctgatgtcgtaaCTCCATTGGGAGCATGGCTTTAGATCCGTATACGAGGAAGaaaggtgtctccttgttggatgTGGTCGGCGTGGTTCGTATGGCCCATAgaactgatgggagttcttcaacccacTTTTTGTCGTAGGCCATAAGCCTATCGTGCACGCGggttttgatcccttgtagtactattcCGTTGGCccgctcgacttgtccgttgctcTGAGGATGGGACACTGAGGCGAAGCAGATCATGACTCCAAGTTCGATGCAGTAATCTTGGAAATCACCGCTGGTGAACTGGGACCCGTTGTCGTTAAGGATGCGGTGAGGCAACCCATATCTATAGAATATCCCCTTGATAAATTTTATGGTGTTATCGGCTTAATTTATTTTGTCGGCTCtgcttcaatccacttagtgaatttgtcgatcgccacgaacaGGAATTTGTAGCCCccttgtcctcgtgggaatggcccgagtatgtcgagcccccagcatGAGAACGGCCATGTCAAAGGGATAGTGTGGAGCGCTTGTGCTGGCAATTTGGTGTGTTTGCTAAAaaattgacaagcttcacatcGTTGCACTGGTTCACATGCGTCTTTGAGAGCAGTTGGCCAGAAAAAGCCTTGTCTGAAAGCTTTTCCGACCAGAGTACGTGCGCCGGCGTGTGATCCGCAAATGCCTTCGTGGATGTCGAGGAGAAGAGTTTCTCCGTCGTCAGATGATATGCACTTGAGGACGATTCTGTTTGGGGCCTTCTTGTATaaatcgttgccgatcatacaataTATCTTGGCCTGACGGGATAGTTTCTCTGCCTCTATGTTGTCATCCAGCAGCTCGTCTGACTCCAAGAATCTGATTAGAGggatgcgccagtcgtctgttgTCTCTATGTTCGCAACGACGTTTGTGAACTCTGCAACCCCCTGCGAGATGCTGGTATTGGCTGTGGTGCTTTCGTCGTGCGTGTCCTTGACAGATGGTTTTGTCAGGACATCCAAAAGCGTTCCGGGCTCGAGTGGTTCTCGCCTAGAAGCGCGTCGTGCGAGGTCGTCTGGTTCGACGTTGTCTTTTCGGTAGACATGTCGAACCTCGATGCCA is part of the Oryza glaberrima chromosome 4, OglaRS2, whole genome shotgun sequence genome and encodes:
- the LOC127771415 gene encoding uncharacterized protein LOC127771415 codes for the protein MANDDGGAHDRWVRTVVDELRRFRALRPRPGRVPRFTPMPPDARARMNKTLGALWPLAQSSRDDVVFRVAQMISGVRGPPPRPHAFTPEPEASRIAVAAEAEGFAAASAYAAGKSVATDEERSDLYRKYVKEVWGSVHRYVASRPQAAGTSRYASKPPITPSFHAFVDAVSDLREQGLTGYEVVKDFVSRRIQPLNARAHPAFDYTGTEDITRISSWGLSANIVTQRVKEVLVSTTSTADEPPAPLYDKLTVEKAAAINRDQAKALGEVERCRQFSAEVCQLRDLGSLAPPPKRRVLKLPSKKASAVSVQSGSEAAMSGSPAAVIPRMEVAPVVAESTGPTAAPVAASPPEVANWSDMVAECHRLLESTSRAMGAQMDRVVARATAVDGRVAQLEAQLEVAHEDLQKMKEIVAGNKMQRQGLEKKMNDTQDILFSLRDSLRKSFTSLHQLALTCSVESSVPTHPDETSLTSTLSEPAGEMEAILSRHAAHVAKQISIGIHTRVCHVLACVKLALPGVDLKEILSTWENVMSSVLDLGESILPLYEE